A window of Osmerus mordax isolate fOsmMor3 chromosome 11, fOsmMor3.pri, whole genome shotgun sequence genomic DNA:
CGTAAACATCGGACCTGCTAAAATGAAATTAAACGCACGATACCAACATTGGTTACTATTTTGAATGTATAAAGTAACATCTGTTCCAAACACATCCTGTTTTTTACGTTTTTGTTTGCTACATTTCGTTTTTTGAACCATCTTCTGACTTACTCGACTTACTCGAACAATCTATTGACAAATGGTACAATCTGATAGCACAAACAGGCTATCCCTGTCTGGGGAATGATGGTTATGGCCACACCAAACATGGTTGAGTTCCACTGAATAAACCTCTCTAATGCAATGTTACAGGTGTAACACAACTGAGGTGCAGTTTAGAAAATCTGGCTTCAGGCATCTCAAAATGTAATTCATCCAGTTTCAAATACAACTTATCTCCATGCTAGAAAAAGCTATTGAATAACCTTAATAACACTGTACCATATGCAACCATACAATTGATTCACTTTACAATAACCATCCCCCTGTGCCGTCTGACAGAGGAACGGGACCACGTGGGGGTCGTGTTACTGGGGGGGAGATGGGCTGGGAAGAGCTCCAGTGGGAACACCATCCTGGGACTCCAAGATCCAGAAGGCTTCAGTGTCAAAAAGCAAACTGATGTTTGTGTCAAAAAAGAAAGGGTCATTCACGACACCCTGGTCTCTGTGGTCGACACACCGAGCTGGAACTGGGTGTCTGCAGAGGACACCTCAGAAGAGGTCAAAGTTCAGCTTCGAGAAAGTGCCACTTTGACCGGAGGGGGCTCCCCTGCCTTCCTGATAGTCTACCCCCTGGGGTCTCCTTTTGTGGGGCGTCACAAGCTGGCCGTGGAGGAACACCTGGagctgctggggctggaggtctggagacACACCATGGTGCTGTTCTCCAGGGGGGACTggctgagaggcagagggacTACCATGGAGGAACACCTTCAAGGGGCTGGGGAACAGCTACGATGGCTCTTAGAcaaatgtgggaacaggtaccACGTGCTGAACAATATGGAGAAAGAAGATACCGATCAAGTGAACGAACTGCTGAGGAAAGTAAGAGAGATGCTTGGcgtgagaggaaaaagaaaacgaaAGTGGAGCATGGAAGCTCCTCCTAACCGTAAGTTCACCTTACGACGACGATCCTTCCAAGAAGGTCAGGATAGTCAGGCTCCATACACACATCTGTGATAATAATATTACACATGATAATAACACTTGCTAAACGTATTAAATCAGTGTTTTGTCCGCTTCGTAGTGACAGAGGAGAccggagagatgggggagtcatcgggagagaagaaggatggacaggaggaggtCAAAGATTAGACTGCACCTTCACGTCTAACACCAGGTCAAGCCGAGAAACAAGAACCGCTGCCAAACAGCTGTTCGTATTTATCCATCTCACACCAGCCATTATAAAGCAGTACAGTAAAGGACTTCCCTGTTGAGTCCAAGCCTCAGGATTCAACTATTTGGCGCCATCTGGTGATGAGACATGAATTGCACTATTGTGTTGTTACATATTGGTCCACCAACGCACTGTAGATTGTCTGTTACAAAGCCAGATCTGTCATATCCATGTACAGAAAATGTCTGTATATGTTGTTTGTTTAGCTGGTGCCATGAAACTTGATCAATAAATTGCTATTTTATTACACGTCTGGTTATAATCTAATCCTGCCAACGTTGAGCATCCCTGTACCACggaccccccaacccccccccacaggtgCTGGGTCTCCCTACCCTCAAACTCTCCATTGGGCTCCTCTGTGCGGACCCCGGCCATGTGGAACTGCTGGGCCACAGACTGGGCCAGCatgccctccagcctctccagtgTGGACTGGCCCTCCTGGGTCAGCGCTGACAGGCCCTCCTCATAGGTATAGAATGTAGGGACTTCTCCCTGGCCGtgctctggagggagggagggggggagggatggggggagggagggagggagggagggagggagggagggagggagggagggagggagggagggagggagggagggagggagggagggagggagggagggagggagggaggggagtgaaggATTGAGATGGGCAAAGTACAAAAAAGAAACATCCACGTTTTGAtcaattaaaaataaaaagtttttGGATTAGGATGTAGTAGTGATaactgttggttagttgtaactgatttaactacttgtactcgctgtgaaatatattattgttatattgggagtttttccttgtcttccttaagggtttaggttggttgaggggcagttctatgggcgtatgtgaagccctctgtgacatgcttgcatgtaaaaagggctatacaaatacatttttatgggtgtgctttgccttcggcaagggcacaacctttgttctctcacatatatattattattattatttttatttctttttgcccccctaaaactcagtcaatatttggcctacatagacaacgtaggtgtcaaaagtttcgtcttggtagcgattgagttgcttctattggaatttacgttccgttgcatggtttaggcttaagttaagtttttgtggcgaaaagtgaagctaacggtggctaatttgctagccacagtcactgacgttactaacgtcactgcgtcactaacgtcacgaaaacacgcgtgactacctttggcagaacattcgtttcgcatctgttaacttgggggatagctaggctaactatagctttactgcaaggcagctgcagaaacgccacaagaaaagaggccagggtgataacaatttactcattttactttgtgatgtgtaatgtacaatataagctgatattattaaggaagtacatctactttcggaaacagtagtctactatttcactgaagtattagcatcattacattagcctgtgttgcccgggcaacacatactacagtggtctatgatgttagcgttatctgttttcaatcgttaaaataaacattcctcacatatacattttcgttgtaggatttattctgacattagtacacgatttgttggtgaaattaccattacctgtggtttcaaaccagtgtagctcactgcaacgctgtagcttacgcgagacacactacaaaaacatctacactacacagctgaagtaaaacggcgacagaacatgttcggcactccccttactttaatcaaaagtctatctactaacctgaacttcattgccacagcctaaacgttgtcaatctgttcatgaaaataattaatttcagcttaaaccgtacaacggaacgttaaatccaattcaaccaacgcaatcgctaccaagacgaacacagcagtagtctagtactgtaccgtagtagtacaatttaccagggcagcttctccacacagggctatatcgcattttgcgttgttactgacaatgatctctaccagtgagctttttatgaatgagcgattttccactaaataaatgtcaagcttatttacgtttttgggggcatattttcagttagcagatggtactgtttgaatcgcgattccatcttctactgccgggtaacgtcgtagaataatcttcaaagggggttctttattaaggaatgaatgcaatgagtaggctaaatgcctgaaaatatcaccagaagggaaaacttaaaatgacgtttaagtcatagagattaggtcaatttttacaccggtctgccaaatttattcgttttgattcaacgatgaggcagcctcttgcaggggaaatgagaagacatctatttcattctacacttcactcgtattttcagttgtaaatgagcagcaaaaaaaaaaaatgcttttaaatctatttaatctttataaataataagtatgcattttcatataaaatatacagaaatcagttgtaaaaatgtcattcaaaaacggaccactgtgcaaccgacgcaagcaagcacaccctacaatttccccagaaattgtaccctctctagtttgatttactgttgcttgctttcctacaggtacactcttgcacttttgaggttcatgtcgTTTAATTTGTACAAATTaacaactacatgctcttcagtgtttcccctaggttttgaccttccaggggggggcgggggggggggcgttgggggggcggggctcccccctaatataatggtaggggaaacactgctttTATGTCTCTTCACATTgccacttatttgcttttcacaatgtatgctcatgttttggctacctgcaattTTTGGCTACaactatctcgttgtttatgatcattgacctatgcacttttgtaaagctgtctcttggaagtcactttggataaaagcgtcttctaaatgaataaatgtgataGTGAACTATTTTGTTTTTGGTTCTTACCTGCTTCTTTATCAGAAGCACATCCGACAAGGGGGAAACAAAGTGAGACCATTCATCTTAATACACGCAACAGCCGATAACTATAATGCATTTATTTACACAGTGCACCCTTCTTTGTCAAGGTCATCTCGGGGCGCCACAggtttaaaagaaaaaaaggcttgagtgtgtgtgcgtgggagtgcgtgtgtgtgggaatgtgtgtgtgtgtgggagtgagtgtgtgtgtgggagtgagtgtgtgtgtgttacccaccTGCCTCCTCCACATCATACTCCTCTCCCTCAAAATCATTGTCAGAGTCTTGGTCCTCTGGGTCAGGGTGTAGGGCCTGACACTCACACATGGCTGAGAACATGTTCTCcactgcaagcacacacacacacacacacacacacacacacacacacacacacacacacacacacacacacttattacaCAGACCACCAtcacgcacacaaacccatGGAAACTAGAGCTTGCCATGCCTACATACTGATCTTGTCTAGGCCTTCCCAGACTCACATGCTGCTTTGTCGCTGGGCACAAAGCGGATTTCAGAGATCGCCCCTGAATCTTCATCATCGCTGCTCTCATCTGCATCCTCCTCATTCTGAGCATCGTCCACCATCTCAGCATCATTGTCATCTGAAGGAAAAACTGACAAATAGTTAGCCTACTATAATCTTTTCCCTAACAACTTCCCTTGAGATCCTGAACAAAAGCGTTTCTTTAAGACACGGCTAAAGCTTTAATTAATCCACAATGAGTTGAAAATTTGACGTATTTGTCTATGTCTCACCGTTAAGTTTGGCGTTGACCATGACGTACAGGTGTTCCTGAGGGTATGCGCTCAGATCTCGCGAGATGGCGTGAAGGCTGATGGAGGGGTATTCCAATGAGAATCCCATGCCTGACCCGTCAAACCACGACAGGCGACTGTCCAACAGAAATAACACCCAGATCACACATTCCAAATATACTGTCCGTGCTAAACCATTACACTTTTGAAACTAGGAAGTGAAATGTTCAATGGATGAGTCAACATATCATCAAAACTGAAAATAACATTTACTAAATACCAAAAGCCAAATTATGTGTGGCCAGTGATGTTTATGGTGACGCAAAATCCAGCTACTACCATCTTTTTGACAGTCCGATATCTACTAGCTTGTCAGAAGCATCACATACGTCTCTGCAACGTAGAGGGTCCCCGAGCCAAGTCCCTTGCCGTCCAACACGGCAGTAGTCTCGGCTTGTTCatgtctcactccctcactgGGCGGCGGAACACTCTTGAGCAACACCATCGTCTGAAGATGTGATGTCAATTGAAAAAACTGTTTTCGATCCCAAGTGATCCGTGACCTATTTAGCCTTACAAAGCTTGCTAATTTACTCCGCTAAAGATGCTTCTCTGCATAACAGACTAGCAGGAGTTCATAAACGTCAGCAAGAAAAGAAATTTCTAGCTAGAAATACTTTCCCTTTAGTGATATTAAGTTGCTAGTTCATTTGACAGACTATGTATTTAGCTATCAGGTAAGATGGTTAGCTCGCAAGGCTACAAACGGTACTAGTAGATCTCCACGCGTGTCAGACCCAGTGAGTAGAAGTGCTGTGAGCCTCCCCGCCAGATTACTGGAAGAAGAATGTCAACAACAATGGAAAGAACTATAACAAACTGCTATAGCCACCTACAGGCCTGGCGGTGTAGTGTTCAGCCAACGAAAAAGCCGGCGTCATAATCTAGCTTGTCCCATAAATATGACGATACAAGAAACCAGCTGATTTTTTTTAGAAGAGATGCTTGGATGTCGGTTTTAATAACTTAGAAAACAACTATGTTACAGAACATAGAATATAAACATACATAAAACGTGGAGATATGATACACGATTACCTCgagatgttttattttttaattttcaGACTGGACATACCAAACAATCACATTTCCCTGGAGGTTGGCGTTGACAGTGGACTACACTCTACAACAGATTCATTTGACGCTGAAATGATGTGATCTGTTAGACATAGCACTGGATTAACCAAGTGTTCACACCTTCACAATTTAGGAAAAGGTATGAAAGACAAAAACAATGTAAAAGCACGTGAAACAATCCTTCTCACCAACACATTTAGTTCTTATGACTCTCACAGTATTTATGTAATGTTTTGACCATCTATTGATATCCGTCAGTCCTAAACAATAACAGGTGTAACATTTCCATAGATGCAAACCCTACATTTTTACAACAAGCGTGTGGTACTTGGCCTATCTATGAGAGACCATGTGTTGTTTCACAAGAGAGACTTCTCCTGGAAACAGGAGAGGAAAGTCAAACACCTAAAACAagagtttaaaaaaaacttacaGTGAATTGACTGTACATAGTAAGTGGAAGCCAGTCTGTTCGTAACACAAAAAAGACCCCGCCCCTCCAAAGACCCCCCAACTCACTCATACAAGCCACCCACCAATATAGATCCTATCTAGGGTGCAGTCCAGGGATGGAATGTTCTAGAACGTTTCAGATAGACCACAGGACTGATGTTTTTCCCTCTGGGCCGTCGTGTAACAGTCTCCTATTCCTGAATACACCACAAATAGTCACGCACAAAAAAAGCTGCACAGGGCTTTTCTCAAACTCATCAGCGATGCAAACCATCCAGACAGACCTCTCGTTGCAATCATCATCTCCTTCATATATAAAATATAACACTATTTTCCAAGGAAACAAATAGAACCAGACATCTATTATCTTACAAGGAATGGCATCACAAGCAAAGTATGTACAGCGAAACTGGCCTCTGTCCAAAAGCTCTGTTAGACCAATGGAGACCAGAACACTAGTATCAAAGGAGGGTGAAATGCTGTGAGGACCAATCACGTACAGAGAAGGGCCGTGTTCTGGGAGGCGATGCAGCCAATCATTCACAGGCTGTGTGTTGgtgactgtacgtgtgtgttggtgactgtacatgtgtgtgtcggtAGAGCGGAGTAAGATACTGTCAAGATCAGGAAGCTCTACAACTGGTTCAAGTGCGTTTGGTCCAGAACACCCAGTTCTCCTTGTCCAGATCCACTACCCACACTGGACCCAAATCTGGTTCTGAAGAATACAGTCCCAGTGGGCGGAGCACATCTCTTCTCAGGAAGTCTGGACACTGCGTAGTGAAACGTGGCTCTTCCTGTGTTCACCCACAAGCGTAGGGAATAAACAACATGCGGAACGAAAAGATCCAGTTTAAAAAGGTGGTTGTTGGTGAAAGGCAAGAAAGTAAAAAAATTTTTATGACTAAACAAAAACCAGAGGCAGTTTTATTTACATACTATCATGACTGTTCAGTTTTCATCAGGTCACTGTCTTCAGGCTCCCCGGAGCCTGAGGGGCCATTGTGCCCGCCGTGCCCACCGGACTCTGTGCTGTCCCTGGGTACAGCTGGACTACCATCCCCAGGCATAACTGGGCCTCTGGAGGCCCGGTGTCCATTAGAAGGAGAAAGATTGTGGCCCTTCTCCTGAACATCGTCACTGTCCCTGGAAACACGAGAGGGTCGGGTTGTGGATTCCTTCTCCACTTTACTTtttgtctcttcctcctcctcgtcatctTCGTCAGAGTCAATGCGGTTCAGTCGTTTGCGTATGGGACGATCTTCCTCGGAGGAAGATTCGGATTCGTCGTTTTCATCGACGTCGTCCTCGTCCTCTGTGGAAGGCCTGCGCTTCTTCAGCATCAGAGCCAGCCTCTTCCGTCGCTGTTCAGTCAacagctccctcctcctccccctccccatctgctcctccccctgctcctctctgcctctccttttcAACCTCCtccgcttctcctcctcctcgtcttcctccatctgcctcctcttccgtctctttcttctctcctcaacctccctctcttcttctctctttcttttcaacagcatcctcctcctcctgtacttgccgacatcctcctcctcctcttcccctctcctcttcagtcttctcctcttcttttctccttcctcctcctcttcctcagactCTTTGGAAAAGGCAGATTCTGCAGGACAGAAAACAAATGGGGTTCAGTGTTTCCACTAGAAGCTAGCAGCGGGGGGAGGTAGTGGGCATATTTAGGGTAAACTGCTAGGGTCCCCACCTGATAACCTGTGCTTAgtctttgtcctctctctcctttcctctctctcctttcctctccctccttctctccgttcctctccctccttctctccgttcctctctctccttctctcctttcctctctctccttctcacctctTTACTCCGCTTGCCTCCTCtacatctgcctgtctacctgttacATAAGGTTAGATTGAGAATGAGTAAGATTAGATAATTCCCTCACACTACAAAGAGCCGATCAAGCAACCAGTGAGTACTTTAATATATTGTAATAGCCACCACTCACTCACGGTATAATTTTGAAGCACGAACAGTAACAGTATATATCACGATATTTTCGTTTTTCTTAAGATTTGTAGTTGTGTAGTCTACCGAACTTGGATTTGGATGGGGTACGTCAAGTGTGTAGCCACGGGAAATGACCTAATATGTAGCttttaacagtagcctacatttatggATCACAAGAAAATGTAGTTCAGTATTTGTATTGATCTAATTTAACTTTAGCCAGTCTCTACTTTTTTTTTCCTAGTTCCCCCGGTAACGTAATGCTACCCTCTGCCCTGTTTGTCGCTGCCTGACTGAGCCCAGGAGAAAGTGCTCTGCTGTAATCGCGCTGTTGTTTATGCGGTTGTCATGACGAGTTGCTCATCCTCCGAgcggagacagagagcagcagaaGACCGTTCGTTTGAGTTCCGTGGAGCGGACAGTTCCGCAGTCGTACACTTTGTGACTTCATGATTTTGTAAACACAGAATTCAGAGGATgggtcagaggtgtgtgtgtgtgtgtggggggggggggggggtaaccatGGTAACAGAGACTGACCCTCACTGTAGGAGCTGGAGAGGCGTCGGCGTGGCTTGGCCTTGTCTTTATTGGTGGACTTCTGGGAATTGTCCGACTCTGACGTCTCGCGGTAATTCACCTGCtgcctctggctccgcctcaaACCCCGCCTCTTCCTGTCCCCATCACTGTCACTGATGTCACTGGACCGCTCAgagtctgcagagagagagagagagagagagagagagagagagataaagcatTATTGAATTGatttgagagaaggagaggagttgAGCTGAatgagagggaaaagggaggagacagagaaagagggacagaaagagagagagacaaagaaagagagacaaagaaagagagacagagaaagagagacaaagaaagagagagagagagcgagagaaagagagagtacttcccccccccctccgttctACCCACCCAAAACCTCGTCGCTCTCCTCCTCGGAGGAGCCCCTCCTGCGGGTGCGGGGCCTCTTCTTGCCCCTCCTCTGGTTCCTGCTGGGTCTGTGTTTAGGTgtccgtctcagtgcccgcctGTGGCTGGGTCTGCCCGCGTCGCTGCCCGCGTCTGAGCCCAGCTCCGCCCCGCTGCCCGCAtcgtcatcctcctccccccacgcaGCAAACTCATCCTCCTCCGAACTGCAGACA
This region includes:
- the clns1a gene encoding methylosome subunit pICln isoform X2, which encodes MVLLKSVPPPSEGVRHEQAETTAVLDGKGLGSGTLYVAETRLSWFDGSGMGFSLEYPSISLHAISRDLSAYPQEHLYVMVNAKLNDDNDAEMVDDAQNEEDADESSDDEDSGAISEIRFVPSDKAALENMFSAMCECQALHPDPEDQDSDNDFEGEEYDVEEAEHGQGEVPTFYTYEEGLSALTQEGQSTLERLEGMLAQSVAQQFHMAGVRTEEPNGEFEDGMEVDAGSAVAGQFEDADVDH
- the clns1a gene encoding methylosome subunit pICln isoform X1 gives rise to the protein MVLLKSVPPPSEGVRHEQAETTAVLDGKGLGSGTLYVAETRLSWFDGSGMGFSLEYPSISLHAISRDLSAYPQEHLYVMVNAKLNVFPSDDNDAEMVDDAQNEEDADESSDDEDSGAISEIRFVPSDKAALENMFSAMCECQALHPDPEDQDSDNDFEGEEYDVEEAEHGQGEVPTFYTYEEGLSALTQEGQSTLERLEGMLAQSVAQQFHMAGVRTEEPNGEFEDGMEVDAGSAVAGQFEDADVDH